A DNA window from Daucus carota subsp. sativus chromosome 3, DH1 v3.0, whole genome shotgun sequence contains the following coding sequences:
- the LOC108213576 gene encoding cytokinin hydroxylase: protein MHTSQGSYTLFSKKTSQFVSETTSLHRRMGVHWVFSDIRLALAMLLLSVVLKIVYSMWILPNITYLKIKRNGLSGPSPRFPLGNITDMVAHSNKTDDPSSSSFDNNIMSHHIHSKVFPYFAQWQQSHGKVFVYWLGTEPFLYIADPEFLKQMSSAIKGKSWGKPSVFRNDRKPMFGTYGLTMVEGDDWVRHRSVLTPAFSLPNIKTLRNLMVTVTNEMLDRWTSIIKSGQQELDIESEISSTMGMIVAKTTFGMKYQNGKEVLQKLREMHQVLYTSNRYVGVPFSQFLSRRMYLKAKSLGDEIDAHFVTIINDRIKLKQSGRLGSTADDDLEKNLLDLMLAGHDNTKALTTKELVDECKTFFVGGHETSALALTWTLFLLAMHPEWQNQLREEIREVVGDEQVDVAMLGGLKKMNWVMSEALRLYPSAPNAQRQAKSDIHVGEVVIAKGTNIWIDLVAMHHDSSLWGDTANEFRPERFETDLYGGCKHKMGYAPFGFGGRMCIGRNLAVMEYRILLCLILTRFSFSLSPCYSHSPAIMFSLRPSKGMLLMLQPV from the exons ATGCATACATCACAAGGGAGTTACACATTGTTCTCCAAGAAAACAAGTCAGTTTGTTAGTGAAACAACAAGCCTACACAGAAGGATGGGAGTTCATTGGGTTTTTAGCGATATTAGACTAGCCCTGGCTATGTTACTCTTGTCCGTAGTGCTCAAAATTGTTTACAGTATGTGGATATTGCCAAACATAACTTACTTGAAGATTAAAAGGAATGGATTAAGTGGTCCATCTCCAAGGTTTCCTCTCGGAAACATTACTGATATGGTGGCTCATTCAAACAAGACCGATGATCCTTCTTCGTCATCTTTCGATAACAATATCATGAGCCATCATATCCACTCAAAGGTGTTTCCATACTTTGCTCAGTGGCAACAATCTCACG GGAAAGTGTTTGTGTACTGGTTGGGGACGGAACCGTTTCTTTATATTGCGGATCCTGAATTTCTAAAGCAAATGTCTTCAGCTATTAAGGGAAAGAGCTGGGGGAAACCAAGTGTTTTCAGAAATGACAGAAAGCCTATGTTCGGTACTTATGGCTTGACTATGGTTGAAGGTGATGATTGGGTCCGTCACCGGAGTGTTCTCACTCCGGCCTTCTCTTTGCCTAACATAAAG ACCTTGCGAAACTTGATGGTGACCGTGACAAATGAAATGCTAGACCGATGGACCTCTATTATTAAATCCGGTCAGCAAGAATTGGACATTGAATCGGAGATCTCAAGCACAATGGGGATGATTGTCGCCAAGACAACCTTTGGAATGAAGTACCAGAATGGTAAAGAAGTGCTGCAGAAACTAAGGGAAATGCATCAAGTTCTGTACACTTCCAACCGTTATGTTGGAGTCCCATTCAGCCAATTTTTGTCTCGTAGGATGTACCTCAAAGCAAAGAGTCTTGGTGACGAAATAGATGCCCATTTCGTAACAATTATAAATGATAGAATAAAACTGAAGCAAAGTGGTCGTCTTGGTAGCACAGCTGATGATGATCTAGAGAAAAACTTGCTAGACCTCATGTTGGCTGGTCATGATAACACCAAGGCACTCACCACTAAAGAGCTGGTTGATGAATGCAAAACCTTTTTTGTTGGAGGTCACGAAACAAGTGCATTAGCTCTAACATGGACTCTATTTCTCTTGGCCATGCACCCGGAGTGGCAAAATCAGCTCAGAGAAGAGATCAGAGAAGTTGTAGGAGATGAACAAGTCGATGTAGCCATGCTTGGTGGACTGAAGAAG ATGAATTGGGTGATGAGTGAAGCATTGCGCTTGTACCCCTCAGCACCCAATGCACAAAGACAAGCCAAAAGCGACATTCATGTCGGTGAGGTTGTCATTGCTAAAGGTACAAACATCTGGATAGATTTAGTTGCAATGCACCATGACAGTAGTCTCTGGGGAGACACGGCCAACGAATTCAGGCCCGAACGGTTTGAAACAGACCTCTATGGAGGATGCAAACACAAGATGGGTTATGCTCCTTTTGGTTTTGGAGGGAGAATGTGTATTGGTAGAAACTTGGCAGTCATGGAGTACAGGATTTTGTTATGTTTAATCTTGACTAGGTTTTCATTTTCTCTTTCACCATGTTATTCTCATTCCCCTGCAATCATGTTCTCTCTAAGGCCTAGCAAGGGGATGCTCCTAATGCTCCAACCTGTTTAG